In Gossypium hirsutum isolate 1008001.06 chromosome D01, Gossypium_hirsutum_v2.1, whole genome shotgun sequence, the genomic window aggaaacaagcTAACTTCATGTTAAGAAGCTAATAATTCATGGTTTTAGATAGTAAATGTATTGTCATGTTTTGGTATAAACCTCATAATGCCTGCAGGTTGCATGAAATAACTGTCATATGAACCCAAGGAGGTAGAATGGAGGAATACTAGAATTTAAGTCCTTTTGCTTACATTTGTTTATAGCAAAGATAAtcttttttctcatattttcacTTACTTGTAAAGCCAGAAAGCTGTAGAGTAGTCAATTCCCATTAGACCAGTTGATGTTTCATTCCCATCTATAAAGCGCATGCTAACAACATCGGCCAGAGCACAAAGTACTGTCTGTACAAAATATAAGTGTTGGGATTAAAGTTAGACAAAAAAAAACTGAAGATAGATATTTTGCAACATAAAAGCTCAGTTGCTTCATATGTATTTAAGAAAACTTGATTCAATGAACATCAATCTCAAACTAGTTATCAGCAATAGCAGGAAACCAGTTCGACCATTATAACTGATCTAGACTCTAGCCATACAGTGGAAAATATAAGTTCTAATTGTAGAGATTAGTCAAAACGTATTACTTGTAGTGATTTTAGGACTgatttttaagtttcatttagtACTAATTTTAGGAAGAGTAAGTTTCTTGATAGTTTCCTAATTATTACTGGCTGTAGTAAGGGTATAAACACCTAGACCTGTACCATTGTTTTAACCCAAGTCATTCAATAAAAACAATTTGTTTtctcacatgatatcataccaaGCCTTCATTGCTGATTCTTTTCATCagttattttcctatttttcagtcttcatttttttttttggagtggTTTCTACATTTTCATCCTTTGTTTTTCAAATATTTAGGCTTATATCTTGCAGATTACAATTCTAGCCTTCGGTGCCATTTATTTTAAGAGAGACATTACTACAACTCAAACTCAAAGATAACTCTGAAAAAAGTAGAATTCAATAGAGTATTGAGATACTTAGAGGCCTATTAGGGGTGTTAGATAAGCTCAAAGCCAATGATACATATTCTTTAGCGTTCTCAAGTATACTCTTCCTTGTGAGCTCAATGTCTGAAATTCATATCGGACTCAGTTCAGCACTCATTCTAAACGTCCAACCAAGAGAAAATTTTCAGTTGCAGTTAGTTTAGTCACCACAGTTACAGGCAGCGGAGACATCCAAACTAATCCACTGCTGGTTCTAGAAAATGTCATCTATGTTCCTAACCTATCTACTAATCTAGTATCAATAACAAGCTCACTCAGGATTAGAACACAGAGAAGAATGGACCTGCAAAGGAAAAGGATAGACTCTACCATGTACCGTCTTGACACAATAAGTAATTCAGGAAGTGCTAGGATAGTCAACCCGTCATGTCTTTCCTCTTCCAATATAAGACACTTCCTGGGAATTGAGGTAGCACACTTAAGCTCTTTTATCTCACAACAAAAATACATAATTGATCTTTTGAAGGAAACTAGAACCAGCATGCAAACCTACATATGCCCTAATAGATTCCCATGGTAAACCTTGGGAAGCTAATAATGATGCTGCTCTAGGCAGAGAGATGTACCAAAAGATTGGTGGGAAAACTCATTCATCTTTCACACAGAATGGCAGATATCACATATGCTATGAGTGTGGTAAGTCAATTTATGCATAGAACTAAAAAGTACATCAGAAAGTTCTGGCTTGATCTGCATGCCCTATGTTTTCAATATAGGATAAAGCACATTAAAGTATATAAACACTTCATAAAGGAGAAACCGGATAGTGGCTTGATTTGCACACCCTACATTTCAACCAAGCGTAGACTTTTGGATGTGTTGACTAAAAGACCCAATCGACAATACAACATAAGCTGGTAATGAAGAATACCTATTCATCAACTTGAGGGGAGTATGGAAAATATAAGGTGTATTTGGGAGATTAGTCAAAATATTACTTTGAGGAAAATGTTACTACAGAGATTTTAGGATTGATTAAGACCGATTGAAGCTtcattttatgattaaatttaggAAAAGAAAGTTTCTTGGTAGTTTCCTGATTTATACTGGCTGTAGTTGTGTATAAAATACCGTAATTTACCATTGTTTTAAGACAAGTCAGTCAATAAAAGTAATGTTCTTTTCCACATATATTGTACAAAAGGTAGACAGATCGAGGTCCTTTCCATTGAATCAATCCATGTAAACTTTAGTTGTACTTGATTTCGTTTCTCTTACTTTTATTCATTCATATTTTCATACTAGTGCATCTGAAGACCTATATTGTACTTGTCCCAACATGTTAATCATTCCTTGTTTTGGTCTATTCATACTTAAAAGATAGAATACTAGCCAATCTTCTGAATTTGTCCTTACACACATGAGAGAGATGCACACTAGATTATGTCACACCTACCATGTGGCTAAAAGCAGTGGTGAATCCAGGGAGGCTGCCAGGGGTCCTGGGCAcccttaaaatgattttttttttcatttaggctcctttatagtttataaatttttaaattagtaatggaaACACAACTAAAATAATGCTCATATTTACTATACTAAAAGAATTTAAAAGACAATTATACCTTTATAGTATTTGTTATTGATGTATGTGGAAAATATAATTAGTCAACTATTATGGAAACATGTATTATTTAGATtgattttatgaatcagttaagTGATTTTAGAATCTTAATTTTAGGAATCATTTTACCTTGATCTTAGAACTGATTTAGAGGATTTCACTTTCTAGTTCATAGTATTTGGTCGTCTATAAATATCTAAGCTACCCGTGTTTTACACAAGCTATCCAAGAAAAATATCATCTTTTCACCATCCTATTTTTCTACTCTTCTTTTCACCTTACTAAAAAAAATATGGTTTTGCAATCAACTTACCAACTTAGTGTCACTTGACTACTGGCATAAAACTTGGTCAGGAATTTTCTTATGGCATATTACacgcacatacatacatatatatatatataaacattatttCACTGAGTTTCACTCAATCACTTTTTAGCTCATGCTTTTGCTAAGAGAGTAGAACCCAAGCCAAATCAGTGGCCTTACCTTTCGAATTGTTAGTTCAAATCTCCGAACCAATCATAAATCTAAGATATAATTTTGTTAACATGTAAAACTACAGCCTGCCCATCAAGAAAAATAGAAGACAATTAACCAGCTTCAGATTTTGTACTGTTTTCGACTATTTTATTGGGAATAATAATACTAGACACCCTCATGTTCCTAGTAGGTTTAATCAGGAACATCAAGAATCACAAAGAAAATCATGTTGCAATCAAGGAATCACCATGAAAAGATCagcaatataatatatatatatataatatatatataaagaaattgaGGGAAATTTAAGAAATTGGTTGCTCTGTAATAAGAGAAAACTTCAAACTTTAAACCAACAGCCCCACTGGATGTGGGAATACTTAAAAAGTATCCATATTGCATTTAGAATAAACTCAAGTTTAGTACACAAGTGGCCAgcaaagaaaaggaaataaaaaacctTAGATGCTGCATGAATGATGCATTTGGTGTATTGCAGGGGCCTGGATAGGATAactcttatttcttttcttcttttttttctgaaTGTCAGATATGATAACTTTTATCCAAGAACACATATGATGCTCCTTTAAAAGGAGGATACGAGTACCAATTTGGTTTCTCATATAATGTGGCCTAGGAGAAGCTATCCTCTTTATTCCTTCAAATCTGATCATCTTCATAATCCACTTCAATAAATGCACCACAAATGGTGGGTGAAAAGGAATGTTGAATGATAAGATAGCAACATATGCATATGACTTGgaagaaaaggagaagaaataCTTGATGTACTTAAGATATATGGTTTAGAATTACTAATCATGTAGGTCATATATTTGGATCCATATTTATTGATTAAGTTTTTAGTATATAAGTGCCCACAGCTCCGTAAACTATCAGCGATTCAGAGTTCATTTTGCTAAGCAAACCATTTTCTTATAAAGGGTTTTGCTAACAAACATGCTTAGGGCACTCTTTAAAGTTAGtaaatgtattatttataataaCATTGTATCATGTGCAATAGTTGACAAGTTTATTCATCATTTCCAATGCTTCAGAAGATATTACTATATATTAGCAAAATCCTATTACAAAATGTAATTTGTAGACACAAAGCATTTGTTATTTAAAATATTCCCGATTGCCTAAAATATACCACTATTCACTTTATGTaagaatatattattatttttccttaatATTTTTGGAGACGCAAGAGCATGTCTGAACAGACTAATCACAAATTCTAGTCCAAAAGCGTGCGTGGAACCTGGCTTGTGCATAAAAGTGTCCAAAATTTACATGAAACAGTCATTTGTAAAGGAACATACTAATATTATATGTATAACTGCCTGGTAATATTTCAGTTTCTACTTTTCAAATATTCTTCTTCTAATTTTGTACTTACAGGATTTATTCCCCTTGTACTGAAGTACTTGGAAACAATTATTTCTGCAATGGCCTGCAATAGGAGTTCCATGTCAAGAATTTGAAAAACAACATTTTAGCTCAGTAATTAGAAAGATTGATTGCAAAATGACAGGATACTCCTGGCTATATCAAAGCAACATTCTGTTACAATAATATGGACCCGTTGaggaattattataaaattaatttaatggaATTACATAGTTTCCagtcaattttctttctttttattctcttttatttAAATCCGAATTAAGTCTATATCATCAAGTAATTTCGTAAATCATCAGCAAGACAAAAACATTCCAGAAGTGTAAGGTTATTAGTAAGTGTGTGAGTGCATTCTCTTCTTCCAtaatttctcatatttttttatCCAGACAAAAAATTTACAAACAGCTAGCACTGCAAAAGCCTACAAGCCTTGGTTCCAATAGGTTTTTGCCTTTATCTCACATATACCGTGCAGTCTTAGAACCCCCTTCATACTTAGCAGCCAAACATATTTCAGCACAGAAGTGTCTGTTTCTAGCAATCAAACATACTCCAAACCAAGCTTGAAATCAATTTGTATTAGACTTATAACCCAATTCTTATTGTGGATTTTACTTACATTTTTTACCCTTAGGATCTTGCGCCATATGCACTTTGGCAAAGAAAAAAGAACCAACTTATACTAAACTTCTAAGACTGGAAATGTAATGATATTTATCGGTATTCTTGACAACATGTCGGAAAAGGAGAAAATGAAAGTATTTATTCCAAAATTGATAGGATATCAATTTTCTGTGAATTCATACCCTCAGTTCTACACGAGAAAGATAAGGTTTCTTCTCTTTATTACAGGAAAACCGCACTTTTCCCCTTATTTCCTTAGATTTAATCCATTCCTTGAAGACATCAAGGTGATTCCACATATGTTCCATGTCTTCAGAGGAAACTCTAGAGTCCCAATATAGGTCAAAACCTGCATATTTACGCCATTAAGGAAAACAAGCATATCATCTAAGCTAGCAATATAGAGATGAACTACAGAcataagtaaaatataatattcaaaaggaaagatcaattgatgaaattttatgtgcTACATTTTTCACTGAGTCAAAGATTAGATTAGTAGATTATCCATACATGTTAGTTTTACTAGTTTTAGAAGTGACAGGATAATTACTATTTTACTAATCGAGCTGTTTAAATTGAACTTTCATTTCAAGCTATACAGAGTACAAATCCaacatttaatttgtaaaatagaGATCCtgctttttttcctttctttttttttataacataacaAGGTTAGATTTTTTTTCCTTAGCTTTCTTCACAGTCAGCATGATTAGATATGAACTGCATTGACAAAGCCATTGACATTATGACTAAATCATTATCTATCTCAAActgatgaaataaaaattttattacgaGATAAGTTGATATATAATGACTAAAAGTGCCATAAAATAACCAGAAGTAAACGAGCAAAGAATTACCCTTAGACGGTGAAACTGGTGAAGTTGGAAAAGTTGGTGCTTCGATAGGCGAAGGACCATCAAACTGTTTCCTACACAACAGTGacaaaataaaatcatttgtACTGCTGATAGCTAGTTCTATTAACATAGCATTTCACTTTGACAGCTGGAAATATGCTTCAAAAGCTAGCGTAGCTTCAACTGGGATAACATTTATGGGTTCTTCAGAAGCAAAACAAGATATACTAAGAAATGGATACAGATAACTTCAGTTGCATGAGACAACAAAAAAATGAGTTTGTCTAGAAATTAACATTACGGATAGATGATCAAGCACAAAGGAGGACATGAAGACCAGATTAGCACAGTGAACATATTTCAGACCTGAGCTGAACCCCAACAGTTCAAATTCTGCTTATAAAATAATTCTCAGCCATCTTATTTTAAGTACAAATTTCAGAAACACAAAAACACTTCCCTGGATGACAAGGAAATTCTAATAAATAATAagtttaaaaacaatatatagAGAACAAATTTAATGCAGGAAGGTGGTGCAAACATTTGCCGCTTTCTTTCTACCATATTAATAATGCCATGTGAGCTTCATCATAGAAGATAATATTTTAGCACAATATTGTTTACAGTAACAAAAGTTACagtaacttaaaattttaattacatgCAGAGTTAAATCATTTGGAAGACATTCATAaagaataatttaatttcaatcagaTAGATAAAATGATGAGAAAAGCGAAAGGACCcctaaaaaaagacaaaaaactaaaataaaagtcTCCATTTAACAAAAGGAAAGAATATCTTCAGacaatataataattaaacattttaaatcaAATACCTGAGCAACCTATATGCATCCCTATGAAAATTTTCATGATTAAATGGAGAACTTATAAGAGGAGTATAAAAACCTTGATAGATAACATTCTTTCACTTGAAGATAACGCTTCCAATATGGCAGGGTTGATTTATGATTTACTTTTTTTGTACCACCACTATATGCTCTGACGACAAACTCTTCAGTTCTAATTCTGCAAATTTAACATCTAATGAGAGAAAAAATACGACATTATTTAATGATGTGGTGAAAAATAAGATATACATTGAAGATAGGTCTAAAGCAGTTACTGCTAACTCACTTGCCATCAAAGTTTGATAACCATCTAAGGTAAGCTGCTCCAAAATATACATTTACAAAAGGCTTGTATAGAATATCTGGATCCTCTTCGACTGGGAATAATAAGTAGTCTTCTTCCCTACCAGAATTTTCAAACTACAACTTTATCAGGGTTAGCCTAGTTAGATGCCCCCATAAGaggaataaaaaatatatttgtaccTGACAATCCACTCTGCTACTTTAGGTGCAACTTGCATGATTCCTATTGTAATCAGATTAGTTTTCTTGTCACATCCCATGGCAAGAGGCTGTCTGTTACTTTCTAGTTCTGCAATAGCACAAATCATCTCCTGCACGATAGTGAAAGATGTcaaactttaaaagttaaaaagtaaCTTCATATTTTGCACAGATTACTGAGGAAGGATAATTAACTCCTAAGAATGGACATAGGTGGTGCTGGAAAAAACTGCTCGAGTTAAGAGCACTTTTTCTGCACGTAATAAAACAAGAGAATGAGATTATCTGGAACTGGTGTGGTTCAAAATTTAAAGCCTCTGTAGTATGGAAAATTCTGAGGCAAAGACACAGGAAGGTCCGATGGCATGACTAGTTTGGTGATTGCATTCTGAAACACTCATTTGTGGCATGGATGGAAGTCCTATAAAGGCTACCAATGAGAGGTCAAGTCCAATCACAGGGATAACCTATTTCCACTGAATGTCTCTTGAGCAAAATGGAACTTCAAACAAGAGAACATGTGTGTATTGAGTCACTTCTCAAGGCAAATTTAGGAGAGACTTCTTCGATATTGTGGAGTAACTTGCAATGCTGGATCATGGCAGGAAGCACTCAAGTGGGctattcaaataaaaaaaggaaagaacTTAACTCAGCTATATTTAGCCTTCTCTGGAATGcgtatacatatattatatggcAGGAAATGAACTGTCAACTTCATGGAGGTACAGCCAGACAGATGGAGCTATTTAAACTAATCACTGGACTGGTTCGGAAGCGAGTTTTATGCCATCCTCAATTTGTTGGAAATCTTAGTAATTGATCTCCTTGTCATCTTATCTACAGTTTTTGAGCAGGATAGTTTGTAACTAGTACAATACAGATTCGCTTGTAGCAAAATATTGCTTTCTTTTGGATAAATTAAAACTTTACAttatccaaaaagaaaaaagagcatATGCAGAGCTAGCTGATTAAAGAAGCCTTAATTAAAGATGTATAATTAGTTAATTTACACGGACACTTTAAATTAAGTAAAGTACCCaggttgtatatatattaaaggaAATGGGTACATGACACCTAGTGCTAGAAAAATATGTAATACAGGGAAATATTgataattcaaatcaaatttgtTCCTTTCCCTTTACTTGATATTCATTGAGTG contains:
- the LOC107921126 gene encoding uncharacterized protein isoform X1 gives rise to the protein MSVSFKYWDECADPEDMEAMWNHPEVRTEWTGAGETEGQRVHLSRDPDGQPYLTQTEMRAVAEIVTRRQFDKKLDPEMICAIAELESNRQPLAMGCDKKTNLITIGIMQVAPKVAEWIVREEDYLLFPVEEDPDILYKPFVNVYFGAAYLRWLSNFDGKIRTEEFVVRAYSGGTKKVNHKSTLPYWKRYLQVKECYLSRKQFDGPSPIEAPTFPTSPVSPSKGFDLYWDSRVSSEDMEHMWNHLDVFKEWIKSKEIRGKVRFSCNKEKKPYLSRVELRAIAEIIVSKYFSTRGINPTVLCALADVVSMRFIDGNETSTGLMGIDYSTAFWLYKETGYRAYRVDYIEDLTNPFVSMYFGAAYLAWLSEYEGRERSLQFIFHAYISGPKNVHLEETCPKWLKFEQILARYERTKSREGSCNII
- the LOC107921126 gene encoding uncharacterized protein isoform X2 — protein: MSVSFKYWDECADPEDMEAMWNHPEVRTEWTGAGETEGQRVHLSRDPDGQPYLTQTEMREMICAIAELESNRQPLAMGCDKKTNLITIGIMQVAPKVAEWIVREEDYLLFPVEEDPDILYKPFVNVYFGAAYLRWLSNFDGKIRTEEFVVRAYSGGTKKVNHKSTLPYWKRYLQVKECYLSRKQFDGPSPIEAPTFPTSPVSPSKGFDLYWDSRVSSEDMEHMWNHLDVFKEWIKSKEIRGKVRFSCNKEKKPYLSRVELRAIAEIIVSKYFSTRGINPTVLCALADVVSMRFIDGNETSTGLMGIDYSTAFWLYKETGYRAYRVDYIEDLTNPFVSMYFGAAYLAWLSEYEGRERSLQFIFHAYISGPKNVHLEETCPKWLKFEQILARYERTKSREGSCNII